A section of the Malus sylvestris chromosome 17, drMalSylv7.2, whole genome shotgun sequence genome encodes:
- the LOC126611581 gene encoding pre-mRNA-processing-splicing factor 8A-like, producing MWNNGQIAPPGTGGSSIPPPPAAQPSYTVLPSPADAEAKLEEKARKWQQLNSKRYSDKRKFGFVESQKEDMPPEHVRKIIRDHGDMSSKKFRHDKRVYLGALKFVPHAVYKLLENMPMPWEQVRDVKVLYHITGAITFVNEIPWVVEPIYLAQWGSMWIMMRREKRDRRHFKRMRFPPFDDEEPPLDYADNLLDVDPLEPIQLELDEEEDSAVYTWFYDHKPLVKTKLINGPSYRKWHLSLPIMATLHRLAGQLLSDLIDRNYFYLFDMESFFTAKALNMCIPGGPKFEPLYRDMEKGDEDWNEFNDINKLIIRSPLRTEYRIAFPHLYNNRPRKVKLCVYHTPMVMYIKTEDPDLPAFYYDPLIHPIPSSNKDRREKKTSDEEEDDIFTLPDVVEPFLNDTQLYTDTTAAGISLLFAPRPFNMRSGRTRRAEDIPLVSEWYKEHCPPSYPVKVRVSYQKLLKCFVLNELHHRPPKAQKKKHLFRSLQATKFFQTTELDWAEAGLQVCKQGYNMLNLLIHRKNLNYLHLDYNFNLKPVKTLTTKERKKSRFGNAFHLCREILRLTKLVVDANIQFRLGNVDAFQLADGLQYTFSHVGQLTGMYRYKYRLMRQIRMCKDLKHLIYYRFNTGPVGKGPGCGFWAPMWRVWLFFLRGIVPLLERWLGNLLARQFEGRHSKGVAKTVTKQRVESHFDLELRAAVMHDVLDAMPEGIKQNKARTILQHLSEAWRCWKANIPWKVPGLPVPIENMILRYVKSKADWWTNVAHYNRERIRRGATVDKTVCRKNLGRLTRLWLKAEQERQHNYLKDGPYVTPEEAVAIYTTTVHWLESRKFTPIPFPPLSYKHDTKLLILALERLKESYSVAVRLNQLQREELGLIEQAYDNPHEALSRIKRHLLTQRAFKEVGIEFMDLYSYLIPVYEIEPLEKITDAYLDQYLWYEGDKRHLFPNWIKPADSEPPPLLVYKWCQGINNLQSIWDTSEGQCVVMLQTKFEKFFEKIDLTMLNRLLRLVLDHNIADYVTAKNNVVLSYKDMSHTNSYGLIRGLQFASFVVQYYGLVLDLLLLGLTRASEIAGPPQMPNEFITYWDTKVETRHPIRLYSRYIDRVHILFRFTHEEARDLIQRYLTEHPDPNNENMVGYNNKKCWPRDARMRLMKHDVNLGRSVFWDMKNRLPRSITTLEWENSFVSVYSKDNPNLLFSMCGFEVRILPKIRMSQEAFSNTRDGVWNLQNEQTKERTAVAFLRVDDEHMKVFENRVRQILMSSGSTTFTKIVNKWNTALIGLMTYFREATVHTQELLDLLVKCENKIQTRIKIGLNSKMPSRFPPVIFYTPKEIGGLGMLSMGHILIPQSDLRFSQQTDVGVSHFRSGMSHEGDQLIPNLYRYIQPWESEFIDSQRVWAEYALKRQEAQAQNRRLTLEDLEDSWDRGIPRINTLFQKDRHTLAYDKGWRVRTDFKQYQVLKQNPFWWTHQRHDGKLWNLNNYRTDVIQALGGVEGILEHTLFKGTYFPTWEGLFWEKASGFEESMKYKKLTNAQRSGLNQIPNRRFTLWWSPTINRANVYVGFQVQLDLTGIFMHGKIPTLKISLIQIFRAHLWQKIHESVVMDLCQVLDQELDALEIETVQKETIHPRKSYKMNSSCADILLFAAHRWPMSKPSLVAEPKDVFDQKASNKYWIDVQLRWGDYDSHDIERYTRAKFMDYTTDNMSIYPSPTGVMIGLDLAYNLHSAFGNWFPGSKPLLQQAMNKIMKSNPALYVLRERIRKGLQLYSSEPTEPYLSSQNYGEIFSNQIIWFVDDTNVYRVTIHKTFEGNLTTKPINGAIFIFNPRTGQLFLKVIHTSVWAGQKRLGQLAKWKTAEEVAALVRSLPVEEQPKQIIVTRKGMLDPLEVHLLDFPNIVIKGSELQLPFQACLKIEKFGDLILKATEPQMVLFNIYDDWLKSISSYTAFSRLILILRALHVNNEKAKMLLKPDKTVITEPHHIWPSLSDDQWMKVEVALRDLILSDYAKKNNVNTSALTQSEIRDIILGAEITPPSQQRQQIAEIEKQAKEASQLTAVTTRTTNVHGDELIVTTTSPYEQSAFGSKTDWRVRAISATNLYLRVNHIYVNSEDIKETGYTYIMPKNILKKFICIADLRTQIAGYLYGISPPDNPQVKEIRCIAMPPQWGTHQQVHLPSALPDHDFLNDLEPLGWMHTQPNELPQLSPQDLTSHAKILENTKQWDGEKCIILTCSFTPGSCSLTAYKLTPSGYEWGRVNKDTGSNPHGYLPTHYEKVQMLLSDRFLGFYMIPDTGPWNYNFMGVKHTPSMKYGIKLGTPREYYHEDHRPTHYLEFSNLEEGDTVEGDRDDTFT from the exons ATGTGGAACAACGGCCAGATTGCGCCGCCTGGCACCGGCGGTTCGTCTATTCCGCCACCGCCGGCGGCTCAGCCATCTTACACGGTGTTGCCTTCTCCAGCTGATGCCGAGGCTAAGCTTGAAGAGAAGGCCCGGAAATGGCAGCAGCTTAATTCCAAGCGGTATAGCGATAAGCGCAAGTTCGGCTTCGTCGAGTCGCAGAAGGAGGACATGCCTCCTGAACATGTCAGGAAGATCATTAG GGACCACGGAGATATGTCCTCAAAGAAATTTCGTCATGATAAACGAGTGTATCTCGGAGCACTTAAGTTTGTCCCCCATGCCGTTTACAAGCTCCTTGAGAACATGCCAATGCCATGGGAGCAG GTCCGGGATGTGAAGGTTTTGTACCATATAACTGGGGCAATTACATTTGTAAATGAAATACCTTGGGTTGTTGAACCCATCTATTTGGCTCAG TGGGGTTCAATGTGGATTATGATGAGAAGGGAGAAGAGGGATCGTCGGCATTTCAAAAGAATGCGGTTTCCACCATTTGATGATGAGGAACCTCCGTTAGACTATGCTGATAATCTGTTAGACGTTGATCCCCTAGAGCCAATTCAATTGGAGttggatgaagaagaagattctGCTGTGTATACATGGTTTTATGACCATAAACCTCTTGTTAAGACAAAGCTCATAAACGGCCCAAGTTATAGGAAGTGGCATCTGTCGCTTCCCATCATGGCAACTCTTCATCGACTAGCTGGACAACTGCTTTCTGATCTTATTGACCGCAATTATTTCTACCTTTTCGACATGGAGTCTTTTTTTACAGCCAAAGCACTCAATATGTGCATTCCAG GTGGACCTAAATTTGAACCATTGTATCGGGATATGGAGAAAGGGGATGAGGATTGGAATGAGTTTAATGACATCAACAAACTCATTATTCGGTCACCTCTCAGAACGGAGTACAGGATTGCATTCCCTCATCTCTACAACAATAGACCCAGGAAGGTCAAGCTTTGTGTGTATCACACACCCATGGTGATGTACATAAAAACCGAGGATCCTGATCTACCTGCGTTTTATTATGATCCGTTGATACACCCAATACCCAGCAGTAATAAGGATAGGCGTGAGAAGAAAACTTCTGATGAGGAGGAAGATGATATCTTTACATTGCCAGATGTGGTGGAACCATTTCTCAACGATACTCAGCTTTATACTGACACCACAGCTGCCGGAATCTCTCTTTTGTTTGCCCCACGCCCTTTTAACATGAGATCTGGTCGGACCCGTCGAGCAGAAGATATACCCCTTGTGTCTGAGTGGTACAAGGAACATTGTCCTCCTTCATATCCAGTTAAAGTTCGGGTCAGCTATCAGAAATTGCTGAAGTGTTTTGTATTGAACGAGCTGCATCATAGACCACCCAAAGCTCAAAAGAAGAAACATTTGTTTCGATCTCTTCAAGCTACCAAGTTCTTCCAAACTACAGAACTTGATTGGGCTGAAGCGGGTCTTCAAGTCTGTAAGCAGGGTTATAACATGCTTAATCTGTTGATCCACAGGAAAAATTTGAATTACCTTCACCTTGATTATAATTTCAATCTGAAGCCTGTGAAGACTTTGACAACAAAAGAGCGTAAGAAATCTCGGTTTGGTAATGCTTTTCATCTGTGCCGTGAAATCTTGCGGTTGACAAAGCTTGTAGTTGATGCCAATATCCAGTTCCGTTTGGGTAATGTTGATGCCTTTCAATTGGCTGATGGCCTACAATACACGTTTTCTCATGTTGGTCAGTTGACTGGAATGTACCGTTACAAGTATAGGTTGATGAGGCAGATTAGAATGTGCAAAGATTTGAAGCACTTGATTTACTACCGGTTCAATACTGGGCCTGTGGGAAAAGGACCAGGATGTGGGTTCTGGGCACCAATGTGGAGGGTGTGGTTGTTCTTCCTTCGTGGCATAGTACCTCTTCTGGAACGGTGGCTGGGAAATTTACTTGCACGACAGTTTGAAGGGCGCCATTCAAAAGGAGTGGCAAAGACTGTTACTAAGCAGCGTGTTGAAAGCCATTTCGACTTGGAGCTTCGAGCTGCTGTGATGCATGATGTTCTTGATGCCATGCCAGAGGGTATCAAGCAAAATAAAGCCAGAACTATCTTGCAACATCTCAGTGAGGCATGGCGCTGCTGGAAAGCTAACATCCCTTGGAAGGTTCCTGGTTTGCCTGTTCCTATTGAAAATATGATTCTTCGTTATGTGAAATCGAAGGCAGACTGGTGGACAAATGTTGCTCACTACAATCGTGAACGTATAAGAAGAGGTGCTACTGTAGATAAGACAGTTTGTCGGAAGAATCTAGGAAGATTAACTCGTCTCTGGCTAAAGGCAGAGCAGGAGCGTCAGCACAATTATTTGAAAGATGGTCCATATGTTACACCAGAAGAGGCAGTTGCAATTTACACCACAACCGTGCACTGGTTGGAATCAAGAAAGTTTACACCCATTCCGTTCCCTCCATTGTCATACAAACATGACACCAAGCTTCTGATCCTTGCTCTGGAGAGGTTAAAGGAGTCTTATAGTGTGGCTGTAAGATTGAACCAGCTTCAAAGAGAAGAGTTGGGTCTCATTGAACAAGCCTATGACAATCCTCACGAGGCATTGTCACGAATTAAGCGCCACTTGCTCACTCAGCGTGCATTCAAAGAAGTTGGTATAGAGTTCATGGATTTGTATAGCTATCTGATTCCAGTTTATGAGATAGAACCTCTTGAGAAGATTACGGATGCATATCTTGATCAATATTTATGGTATGAGGGTGACAAACGTCATCTCTTTCCAAACTGGATCAAGCCTGCAGATTCAGAGCCACCTCCACTCTTGGTTTATAAATGGTGTCAGGGAATAAACAATTTACAGAGCATATGGGACACGAGTGAGGGGCAGTGTGTGGTGATGCTTCAAACGAAGTTTGAGAAGTTTTTTGAAAAGATTGACTTGACAATGCTAAATAGGCTCCTGCGTCTTGTTCTTGACCATAATATTGCTGATTATGTCACTGCAAAGAACAATGTGGTATTGTCTTACAAAGATATGAGTCATACAAATTCGTATGGTCTCATACGTGGTCTTCAGTTTGCATCTTTTGTAGTGCAATATTATGGGCTTGTGTTGGATCTGTTACTTCTTGGGTTGACTCGGGCCAGTGAAATTGCCGGTCCACCCCAGATGCCAAATGAATTCATCACCTATTGGGACACAAAGGTTGAGACACGGCATCCTATCAGGCTGTATTCTAGATACATAGACAGGGTGCATATCTTGTTCCGCTTCACCCATGAGGAGGCTCGTGATCTTATTCAGCGATATCTTACTGAGCATCCGGACCCCAATAATGAAAATATGGTTGGATACAATAATAAGAAATGCTGGCCAAGAGATGCCAGAATGAGGCTCATGAAACATGATGTCAATCTTGGGAGGAGTGTTTTCTGGGATATGAAGAACCGTCTCCCTCGAAGCATCACAACTTTGGAGTGGGAGAACAGCTTTGTTTCTGTTTACAGCAAGGATAATCCAAATTTGCTTTTCAGCATGTGTGGATTTGAAGTTCGGATACTTCCCAAGATAAGAATGAGTCAAGAAGCATTCAGCAACACTAGGGATGGGGTTTGGAATTTGCAGAATGAGCAGACAAAGGAGAGGACTGCAGTTGCTTTCTTACGTGTTGATGATGAACACATGAAGGTGTTTGAGAATCGTGTGAGGCAGATTCTTATGTCCTCAGGGTCTACAACATTTACAAAAATTGTCAACAAGTGGAATACAGCGCTTATTGGTCTAATGACTTACTTCCGTGAAGCAACTGTTCATACACAAGAACTGTTGGATTTGCTTGTCAAATGTGAAAATAAGATTCAGACCCGTATTAAGATTGGGTTGAATTCAAAGATGCCTAGCAGGTTTCCACCTGTCATCTTTTACACACCAAAGGAAATTGGAGGGCTTGGCATGTTATCTATGGGGCACATATTGATTCCACAAAGTGACCTCCGCTTCAGTCAGCAGACTGATGTTGGTGTGAGTCATTTTAGGAGTGGAATGAGTCATGAAGGGGACCAGCTGATTCCAAATCTTTACCGTTACATACAACCATGGGAGAGTGAATTTATAGATTCACAACGTGTTTGGGCAGAATATGCACTGAAAAGGCAGGAAGCTCAGGCGCAAAATAGGCGTCTGACTCTTGAAGATTTGGAA GATTCATGGGATAGGGGAATACCACGCATAAATACTTTGTTCCAAAAGGACCGGCATACTTTAGCATATGACAAAGGTTGGAGAGTTCGGACAGATTTTAAGCAGTACCAAGTGTTGAAACAAAATCCTTTCTGGTGGACACACCAGAggcatgatgggaaattgtggaACTTAAACAACTACCGAACTGATGTGATTCAAGCCCTTGGAGGTGTTGAAGGAATCCTTGAGCATACGTTATTCAAAGGAACATA CTTTCCTACCTGGGAGGGGCTCTTCTGGGAGAAAGCATCTGGTTTTGAGGAGTCGATGAAGTATAAAAAGTTGACAAATGCACAGAGATCTGGGCTCAATCAAATCCCCAATCGTAGGTTTACTCTCTGGTGGTCACCTACCATAAATCGGGCCAATGTATATGTTGGTTTCCAAGTGCAGCTAGATTTAACTGGAATATTTATGCACGGGAAGATTCCAACCTTGAAGATATCACTGATTCAGATATTCCGTGCTCACTTGTGGCAGAAGATTCATGAAAGTGTTGTCATGGATCTCTGTCAGGTTTTGGATCAAGAGTTGGATGCTTTAGAAATTGAAACTGTGCAGAAGGAAACGATACATCCCAGGAAGAGTTACAAAATGAACAGCTCTTGTGCTGACATTCTTCTGTTTGCTGCCCATAGATGGCCAATGTCGAAACCTAGTCTTGTTGCTGAGCCAAAGGATGTGTTTGACCAGAAAGCGAGCAATAAGTACTGGATAGATGTACAACTCCGTTGGGGAGATTATGATTCTCACGATATTGAGCGTTACACCCGAGCTAAGTTTATGGACTATACCACTGACAACATGTCCATCTATCCATCTCCCACAG GGGTGATGATTGGTCTTGATTTGGCATATAATTTGCATTCTGCATTTGGTAACTGGTTTCCTGGTTCAAAACCGCTGCTTCAACAGGCAATGAACAAGATCATGAAA TCAAATCCAGCCTTGTATGTCCTGAGGGAGCGAATAAGGAAAGGATTGCAGCTATATTCTTCCGAGCCTACAGAGCCATATTTGTCATCCCAAAACTATGGGGAGATCTTCAGCAATCAAATCATTTGGTTTGTTGATGATACCAATGTGTATCGTGTTACAATCCATAAGACATTTGAAGGAAATCTCACTACGAAACCAATCAATGGTGCTATCTTCATATTCAATCCAAGGACGGGGCAGCTATTCCTGAAG GTTATCCACACAAGTGTGTGGGCAGGACAGAAGCGTCTTGGTCAGTTGGCTAAATGGAAAACTGCAGAAGAAGTTGCTGCACTTGTGCGTTCTTTGCCAGTGGAAGAACAGCCAAAACAAATTATTGTGACTCGCAAGGGAATGTTGGATCCCTTAGAGGTTCATTTGCTCGATTTCCCCAACATAGTCATAAAAGGAAGTGAGCTCCAGCTTCCTTTCCAAGCGTGTTTGAAGATCGAGAAATTTGGTGATCTGATATTGAAGGCTACTGAACCACAGATGgttcttttcaatatttatgATGATTGGTTGAAGAGTATTTCATCATACACTGCATTCTCTCGGTTAATTTTGATTCTTCGTGCACTTCATGTGAACAATGAGAAGGCAAAGATGTTACTGAAGCCTGATAAAACGGTCATTACCGAGCCACATCACATCtggccttctctttctgatgaTCAATGGATGAAG GTTGAGGTTGCTCTAAGGGATCTCATATTGTCAGACTACGCAAAAAAGAACAATGTGAATACATCAGCCCTAACACAATCTGAGATCCGTGACATTATACTCGGAGCTGAGATCACCCCACCTTCTCAACAGAGACAGCAAATTGCAGAAATAGAAAAACAG GCCAAAGAAGCCAGTCAGCTGACAGCAGTCACAACAAGGACTACAAATGTGCATGGTGATGAACTCATTGTCACCACTACAAGTCCCTATGAGCAAAGTGCATTTGGCTCCAAAACTGATTGGCGTGTGAGAGCAATATCAGCTACAAATCTATATCTTCGtgtcaatcatatatatgtgaattcaGAAGATATAAAG GAAACGGGTTACACCTATATTATGCCTAAGAACATTTTGAAAAAGTTCATCTGCATTGCGGATCTGAGGACGCAAATAGCTGGTTACTTGTATGGCATAAGCCCACCGGACAACCCTCAGGTCAAGGAAATCCGCTGCATTGCAATGCCACCACAATGGGGGACCCACCAACAAGTTCATCTTCCATCAGCTCTTCCTGATCATGATTTCCTCAACGATTTGGAGCCTCTGGGATGGATGCACACCCAGCCAAATGAGCTTCCTCAGCTTTCTCCTCAG GATCTCACTTCTCATGCCAAGATTTTAGAGAACACCAAGCAATGGGATGGGGAGAAATGCATCATTTTAACCTGCAGTTTCACTCCAGGTTCCTGCTCTTTAACCGCATACAAACTTACTCCATCTGGTTATGAATGGGGACGTGTCAATAAAGACACAGGAAGCAATCCTCATGGATACCTTCCCACTCATTACGAGAAGGTTCAGATGCTTCTCAGTGACCGCTTCCTTGGTTTCTATATG ATTCCGGACACCGGTCCATGGAACTACAACTTCATGGGGGTGAAGCATACACCTAGCATGAAATACGGCATCAAGCTTGGAACGCCCAGGGAGTACTATCACGAGGACCACAGGCCGACCCATTACCTTGAGTTCAGCAACCTGGAGGAGGGTGACACGGTGGAAGGAGATCGCGATGACACTTTCACATAA
- the LOC126611586 gene encoding U-box domain-containing protein 52-like, whose product MRLHQHSREPESPLKNKFRPALSRATPIVNKSYEPLPGIDLPPVSSKVQTMDRILNYDSTPSKMTHQSSIGSELDSRSSSSSYSGTKFIDMTSAPNGFSSSSFESGRSWSSRNRDDMEAEMRRLRLELKQTMEMYSMACKEAISAKHREKELHQWKLNGEHRLEEARLAEGAAFALAQKEKAKSKAAIEAAQAAERVAELEAERRKNLEMKALEKAKGKKSLASNGYDLRYRRYTIEDIEAATEYFSQAYKIGEGGYGPVYRGELDHTPVAIKVLRPDAAQGRSQFQQEVEVLSCIRHPNMVLLLGACPEFGCLVYEYMANGSLEDRLFRKGNTPVIPWQLRFRIAAEIATGLLFLHQTKPEPVVHRDLKPGNILLDHNYVSKISDVGLARLVPPSVANAVTQYHVTSMAGTFCYIDPEYQQTGMLGVKSDVYSLGVMLLQLITAQPPMGLTFKVEDAIESGTFAEMLDPDVPDWPVEEALKFAQLALQCAEMRRKDRPDLGKVVLPELNRLRVLADERMDPFRLGRSAPYSPRQDVMSDRLSGYYSRSSTSSYAERMFSGSDVRH is encoded by the exons ATGAGGCTCCACCAGCACTCCAGAG AACCGGAGAGCCCGCTGAAGAACAAGTTCAG GCCAGCATTATCAAGAGCAACACCTATAGTGAACAAATCATATGAGCCCTTGCCAGGCATTGATTTACCGCCGGTGAGCAGCAAAGTGCAAACCATGGATCGCATCTTAAATTATGATAGCACGCCGTCGAAAATGACCCATCAAAGTTCAATCGGCTCAGAGTTGGACAGCAGAAGCTCTTCGTCATCTTACTCCGGAACCAAGTTCATTGACATGACATCTGCGCCGAATGGTTTTTCATCATCCTCGTTTGAAAGTGGAAGGTCATGGTCATCACGAAACAGG GATGACATGGAAGCTGAGATGAGGAGGCTCAGGCTAGAGCTCAAGCAAACAATGGAGATGTACAGCATGGCTTGCAAGGAGGCAATCTCAGCAAAACATAGG GAAAAGGAACTTCACCAGTGGAAATTGAACGGAGAGCACAGATTAGAAGAAGCACGACTCGCTGAGGGAGCTGCATTTGCACTTGCACAGAAGGAGAAAGCGAAAAGTAAGGCAGCAATTGAGGCAGCACAAGCAGCTGAAAGGGTTGCAGAACTGGAAGCAGAAAGACGGAAAAACTTAGAAATGAAAGCTCTTGAAAAAGCTAAAGGAAAGAAGTCGCTAGCATCAAATGGGTACGATCTCAGGTACAGGAGATACACAATTGAAGATATTGAAGCGGCGACGGAGTATTTTTCACAAGCCTATAAGATTGGAGAAGGAGGATACGGTCCAGTCTACAGAGGTGAACTAGATCACACACCGGTAGCAATAAAAGTTCTGCGTCCGGATGCAGCCCAAGGGCGGTCGCAATTCCAGCAAGAGGTTGAAGTATTGAGCTGCATTAGGCATCCAAACATGGTTCTCCTACTTGGAGCCTGCCCAGAATTTGGTTGTCTGGTCTATGAGTACATGGCCAATGGTAGCTTAGAAGACCGTCTCTTCCGGAAAGGCAACACCCCGGTGATTCCTTGGCAGCTAAGGTTCAGAATTGCTGCAGAAATTGCCACCGGACTTTTGTTTCTTCATCAGACCAAGCCAGAACCCGTTGTACACCGTGACCTAAAACCCGGCAACATCTTGCTAGACCATAACTATGTGAGTAAGATTAGTGACGTAGGTTTGGCCAGGCTTGTCCCTCCATCAGTAGCCAATGCTGTCACTCAATACCACGTGACATCAATGGCCGGAACATTCTGTTATATCGACCCAGAGTACCAGCAGACCGGAATGCTTGGGGTGAAATCTGACGTTTACTCACTCGGGGTCATGCTTCTACAACTAATAACTGCCCAGCCGCCAATGGGTTTGactttcaaagttgaagatgcTATTGAGAGTGGGACTTTCGCGGAGATGCTTGACCCTGATGTTCCCGACTGGCCTGTTGAGGAAGCATTAAAGTTTGCGCAGCTAGCCTTACAGTGCGCTGAAATGAGGAGAAAAGACAGACCGGATCTTGGTAAGGTTGTGCTACCGGAGCTAAACAGATTGAGAGTACTCGCGGACGAGAGAATGGATCCTTTCAGGCTAGGTCGTAGTGCACCATACTCACCAAGACAA GATGTTATGAGCGACCGCCTCTCTGGATACTACAGCCGTTCGAGCACATCGTCGTATGCCGAAAGAATGTTCTCCGGTTCCGATGTCAGGCATTAG
- the LOC126611590 gene encoding uncharacterized protein LOC126611590: protein MIIYIYVYIVVMMRRKNGSGGTGTSTTMRVLNLIERRCLAPLKRNDDLRENGARISSRHSSYKKLAQLPLLKLSVLKLDGSVFEIQVGRTATIAELKQAVEDFFGPSQDKISWSLVWGHFCLCHVGQKLINDRAYIRNFGIKDGDQLEFIRHMSISNSPLKKGSKNESVPYKQQPMLTYGPSYYPNEEDLEAVHVPEFLHKDEENCGVEVNGSNAAIQEDNSNYYPNVEDLEAGPVPEFKAVHFLKGWLSYSKVVGGFKKGIRRQESSIEIQPTFLRKLM, encoded by the exons atgatcatatatatatatgtatatatagttgTAATGATGCGAAGGAAAAATGGTAGTGGTGGCACTGGTACTAGTACAACGATGAGGGTTTTGAATCTGATCGAGAGGCGGTGTTTGGCACCGCTCAAGCGAAACGACGACCTTCGCGAGAACGGCGCGCGGATTTCCTCCCGCCACAGCTCGTACAAGAAGCTCGCTCAGCTTCCGCTCCTCAAGCTCTCCGTTCTCAAGCTCGACGGCTCTGTTTTCG AAATTCAGGTTGGGAGGACTGCCACAATAGCAGAGCTCAAACAAGCAGTAGAAGATTTCTTTGGTCCCTCCCAAGACAAGATTTCATG GTCACTGGTTTGGGGGCATTTCTGCTTGTGTCATGTTGGTCAGAAGTTGATTAATGACAGGGCGTACATTCGGAATTTTGGAATTAAGGATGGTGATCAA CTTGAATTCATTAGGCATATGTCCATCAGCAACTCACCATTGAAAAAAGGGTCGAAGAATGAGAGTGTTCCATACAAACAGCAACCTAT GTTGACATACGGGCCAAGTTACTATCCCAATGAAGAAGATCTGGAGGCAGTTCATGTGCCTGAATTCCTGCACAAAGACGAAGAAAATTGTGGAGTGGAGGTTAATGGCAGCAATGCAGCAATACAGGAGGACAACTCCAATTACTATCCCAATGTAGAAGATCTGGAGGCAGGTCCGGTGCCTGAATTCAAGGCAGTTCACTTCTTGAAAGGGTGGCTCTCATACTCGAAGGTCGTCGGGGGATTCAAAAAAGGGATCCGAAGGCAGGAATCGTCCATCGAAATTCAGCCTACTTTCCTTAGGAAGCTGATGTAG